In Cutaneotrichosporon cavernicola HIS019 DNA, chromosome: 1, one DNA window encodes the following:
- the TES1 gene encoding uncharacterized protein (Acyl-CoA thioesterase), translating into MTISMNNSLEVIPTPSRLLGLECFKARNLWTPPGNRGVFGGQVIAQALMAAIKTVDSLDLHSTHAYFLLPCDSRQSVTYAVERLREGKSYSTRIVHAIQNSETIFTLTASFSRPPDPAGGRRWQRSFPENIRSYEESYKDRWADHIITMGDFGIKLADTEENKAAFLASNERVMTAVSGRPQEGQYFSQRALWLCPQLDGRRMDDNEIRAMIGYMTDSQAIATSVRAIGLSATSDPPLGMAATIDHTIHFYPLPPGYDGSQPILHIMETQVVDLAIGRGQMVGRVYTQDGVLIATTSQEGVVRAQKDGVRARKESARL; encoded by the exons ATGACTATCTCGATGAACAACAGCCTCGAAGTCATCCCAACCCCTTCGCGACTGTTGGGCCTCGAGTGCTTCAAAGCCCGCAACCTGTGGACACCCCCGGGTAACCGGGGCGTCTTTGGAGGACAGGTGATCGCGCAAGCACTTATGGCGGCGATCAAGACTGTCGACAGTCTGGACCTGCACTCTACGCACGCATACTTCCTGCTGCCGTGTGACTCGCGCCAGTCTGTCACGTATGCGGTCGAGCGGTTGCGCGAGGGCAAAAGCTACTCCACCCGAATCGTCCATGCGATCCAGAACTCTGAGACAATCTTTACCTTGACAgcgtccttctcgcgcCCTCCTGACCCGgcaggaggacggcgcTGGCAGCGTAGTTTCCCGGAGAACATTCGGAGCTACGAAGAATCGTACAAGGACCGTTGGGCGGATCACATTATCACCATGGGAGACTTCGGCATCAA ATTGGCCGACACCGAGGAGAACAAAGCAGCGTTCCTCGCAAGCAACGAACGTGTCATGACGGCCGTGAGCGGACGGCCACAGGAGGGCCAGTACTTCTCGCAACGTGCGCTGTGGCTCTGTCCTCAGCTCGACGGGAGGCGCATGGACGACAACGAGATTCGGGCCATGATCGGCTACATGACCGACTCACAGGCAATCGCGACTTCCGTTCGCGCCATTGGGCTGAGCGCCACCTCTGACCCCCCTCTTGGTATGGCTGCCACCATCGACCACACGATTCACTTCTACCCGCTTCCGCCCGGTTACGACGGCTCCCAACCCATCCTCCACATAATGGAGACGCAGgtggtcgacctcgcgaTAGGCCGCGGGCAGATGGTGGGCCGCGTGTACACTCAGGACGGAGTACTCATCGCCACCACCAGTCAGGAGGGTGTCGTTAGGGCTCAGAAAGACGGCGTCAGGGCTAGGAAGGAGAGTGCAAGGCTCTAA
- the CHS7 gene encoding uncharacterized protein (Chitin synthase III catalytic subunit), producing MALKTAPFKFGSFEWVCERASLVVCPMLSETGIEPTCYARNVQLGRQIIFQPATCFVHIAALGMTLIMLFHIRSKYTAVGRKEIVLFFYIYMFVELLAIFLDSTVIPTHHTVYPWFAAVYAGAIGALYWCLLVNGFVGFQLYEDGTPMSLWSLRLSCLGIGGVCFVIAAGTFQNWGSLNYNNPIGLFITYLVYPLIVAVIYIVSQLILVVRTLDDRWVIGDIIFGVAFYVIGCVLLIAFSITICDAVSHYIDGVFFFQLCMLFTVMMIYKYWDSITKEDLEFSVGSKVAVWEVKDPLLAPNPEYMEDDGQSAYRGAGGSLVGGFGGNAMYGNYNQGYSKSSSYDQFNGHDSHY from the exons aTGGCTTTGAAGACAGCACCTTTCAAGTTTGGGTCGTTCGAATGGGTCTGCGAGCGTGCAtcgctcgtcgtctgccCAATGTTGAGCGAGACTGGCATCGAGCCTACTTGTTACGCCCGTAACGTACAGCTCGGACGCCAGATCATCTTCCAACCAG CGACATGCTTTGTCCACATTGCAGCGCTGGGTATGACGCTCATTATGCTCTTCCACATTCGGTCAAAGTACACTGCTGTCGGACGTAAGGAGATTGTCCTCTTCTTCTACATCTACATGTttgtcgagctcctggCCATCTTTCTCGATTCGACCGTCAtccccacccaccacacAGTCTATCCTTGGTTCGCAGCTGTCTATGCGGGTGCTATCGGTGCCCTTTACTGGTGCCTCCTGGTCAATGGCTTTGTCGGCTTCCAGCTGTACGAGGACGGCACCCCAATGAGTCTTTGG TCGCTGCGCCTCAGTTGCCTCGGCATCGGAGGCGTCTGCTTTGTCATTGCGGCGGGCACGTTCCAGAATTGGGGCTCGCTCAACTACAACAACCCGATCGGCCTCTTCATCACCTACCTGGTTTACCCATTGATCGTGGCTGTCATCTACATCGTCTCACAGCTTATTCTGGTGGTGCGAACTCTGGACGACCGCTGGGTCATTGGTGACATTATCTTTGGCGTCGCCTTCTACGTCATCGGCTGTGTGCTGCTCATCGCATTCAGCATCACCATCTGTGATGCCGTCTCACACTACATCGACGGCGTATTCTTCTTCCAGCTCTGCATGCTGTTCACTGTCATGATGATCTACAAGTATTGGGACT CCAtcaccaaggaggacctcgagtTCTCTGTCGGTTCCAAGGTGGCTGTTTGGGAGGTCAAGGACCCGTTGCTCGCT CCGAACCCGGAGTACATGGAAGACGACGGTCAGTCGGCCTaccgcggcgcgggcggttcgctcgtcggcggctTCGGCGGCAATGCCATGTACGGCAACTACAACCAGGGCTACTCCAAGTCCTCCTCTTACGACCAGTTCAACGGCCACGACTCGCACTACTAG
- a CDS encoding uncharacterized protein (NAD-binding of NADP-dependent 3-hydroxyisobutyrate dehydrogenase), which yields MSVQVGWIGLGAMGSGMASGYPVKAYDVYTPSLEKAASLGAVRCDTPAAAAANVQILGLMVVNAEQVQDVLFGAGKVADVLEPHSSIIVFSTVPPSFLIKIRERLDALNKGIGLVDAPVSGGFIRAAEGQLSVMVSGTLASISTARPVLDSLTRQPNGNLAVVGDIVGQASDFKLINQVLCGIHIAVTSEAMALAANLGCNPRNVYNALRDRSFMFGHRVPWQLQDDGVPKSAMTIIYKDVGIVNDEARALRFPAPLSGVAEQLFTAALGAGLAKEEDGNLIKLWMRFGGKSVVESGTVEEEEKKAQASQGGDEVIKIISDLLNAVHTVSAAEALAFARHKGMDLDEVFNIVGTSAATSKPLVAFKDELSWPNKFEPQSGQPTVGQILDDLANVMKEAKRVNTPLFLTQAAQQKFAEAALKGWSDKGSSIIGRLWL from the exons ATGTCTGTTCAAGTCGGCTGGATTGGACTTGGCGCCATGGGTTCGGGGATGGCATCT GGCTACCCTGTCAAGGCTTATGATGTCTACACACCCTCCTTGGAGAAGGCTGCATCGCTCGGCGCTGTTCGCTGTGACACCccggctgctgctgccgcaAATGTCCAGATCCTTGGTCTCATGGTCGTCAATGCCGAGCAGGTCCAGGACGTGCTGTTTGGTGCCGGAAAGGTTGCAGACG TTCTTGAGCCCCATTCGTCCATCATTGTCTTCTCGACCGTACCCCCATCGTTCCTTATCAAGATTCGGGAGCGCTTGGATGCGCTGAACAAGGGCATCGGG CTCGTTGATGCTCCCGTCTCGGGAGGGTTTATTCGGGCAGCGGAAGGCCAGCTCAGTGTCATGGTCTCGGGGACATTGGCCTCAATTTCAACGGCCCGGCCAGTCCTTGACTCCCTTACTCGCCAGCCCAACGGCAAtctcgctgtcgtcggAGACATAGTTGGGCAGGCTAGCGATTTCAAACTCATCAACCAAGTTCTCTGTGGTATCCACATCGCTGTCACCTC GGAGGCAATGGCCCTTGCCGCCAACCTTGGCTGTAACCCCCGCAATGTGTACAATGCTCTCAGGGATCGGAGCTTCATGT TCGGCCACCGAGTCCCATGGCAACTCCAGGATGACGGTGTCCCCAAGTCAGCTATGACCATCATCTACAAGGACGTCGGTATCGTCAACGACGAAGCCCGCGCTCTCCGCTTCCCAGCTCCTCTATCTGGAGTTGCTGAGCAGCTGTTCACCGCTGCGCTCGGGGCAGGGCTGGCaaaggaggaggatggcaaCCTCATCAAGCTCTGGATGCGCTTCGGTGGCAAGTCGGTGGTGGAGTCGGGAACcgtcgaagaggaggagaagaaggcaCAAGCTTCTCAGggaggcgacgaggtgaTCAAGATTATCAGCGACCTGCTTAACGCCGTGCACACTGTATCGGCTGCCGAAGCCCTAGCCTTTGCGCGGCACAAGGGTATGGACCTCGATGAGGTTTTCAACATTGTGGGCACATCTgcggcgacgtcgaagCCATTAGTGGCAttcaaggacgagctctCGTGGCCCAACAAGTTTGAGCCTCAATCTGGGCAACCGACTGTTGGGCAGATACTTGATGACCTTGCAAATGTCATGAAGGAGGCCAAGAGGGTCAACACGCCCTTGTTCTTGACCCAAGCAGCGCAGCAGAAATTCGCCGAAGCGGCGCTGAAAGGCTGGAGTGATAAGGGCAGCAGTATCATTGGGCGCCTGTGGTTGTAA
- a CDS encoding uncharacterized protein (Metalloenzyme superfamily), with amino-acid sequence MAARPAEDPQHDSKKQKTAVKHKVCLLVHDGWGLSDNEKGNAIFHGDTTNMDKIRDNHNFVELEASGLAVGLKEGLMGNSEVGHLNIGAGRIVWQDIVRIDQSIKNDEFKNQPAIVACLKHAKENGNRLHTMGLLSDGGVHSHINHLLALLRAAKEQGIEHVYIHAFGDGRDTAPKSADKYVKQLLDAIKEIGVGELVTFVGRYYAMDRDKRWERVKVAVDALVQGEGTHSDDPIKAIEDCYAKGETDEFIKPLIFGDKSTRIQDNDTIFTFNYRSDRMREIASLLAFDDKPIDVEIPKNLAITSMSRYNPAWTIPVAFPPVSMDHVLAEWLSKQGVKQTHIAETEKYAHVTFFFNGGVEKQYSGEERVMIPSPKVATYDKKPEMSVQEVADKVADVVKSGEYEFVMCNFAPPDMVGHTGVYDAAVEAITATDKAVGTIYDACEEAGYIFCITADHGNAEQMIDLVTGNPHTAHTTNRVPFIVTGEKGSLKESKEYGALADVAPTILSIMGLPQPAEMTGHSLYKD; translated from the exons ATGGCCGCCCGTCCCGCCGAAGACCCCCAGCACGACTCCAAGAAGCAGAAGACTGCTGTCAAGC ACAAGGTCTGCCTGCT CGTTCACGATGGCTGGGGTCTGTCCGACAACGAAAAGGGCAATGCAATCTTCCACGGTGACACCACCAACATGGACAAGATCCGTGACAACCACAACtttgtcgagcttgaggccTCGGGCCTCGCTGTCGGTCTCAAGGAGGGCCTCATGGGCAACTCGGAGGTCGGCCACTTGAACATTGGCGCCGGCCGTATCGTCTGGCAGGACATTGTCCGCATTGACCAGTCCATTAAGAATGACGAGTTCAAGAACCAGCCCGCCATTGTCGCGTGCCTCAAGCATGCCAAGGAGAACGGGAACCGCCTTCACACCATGGGCCTGCTCTCGGACGGTGGTGTCCACTCACACATCaaccatctcctcgccctcctccgtGCCGCCAAGGAGCAGGGTATCGAGCACGTCTACATTCACGCCTTTGGCGATGGCCGTGACACAGCCCCCAAGTCGGCTGACAAGTACGTCAAgcagctccttgacgcTATCAAGGAGATTGGAGTCGGTGAGCTCGTCACATTTGTTGGTCGCTACTATGCCATGGACCGTGACAAGCGCTGGGAGCGCGTCAAGGTGGCGGTCGACGCTCTTGTCCAGGGCGAAGGCACCCATTCCGACGACCCTATCAAGGCCATCGAGGACTGCTacgccaagggcgagacggACGAGTTCATCAAGCCGCTCATCTTTGGTGACAAGTCGACTCGTATCCAGG ACAACGACACCATCTTCACCTTCAACTACCGCTCGGACCGCATGCGTGAGATCGCCTCACTTCTCGCGTTCGATGACAAGCCCATTGACGTCGAGATCCCCAAGAACCTG GCCATCACTTCCATGTCGCGCTACAACCCGGCCTGGACGATCCCTGTCGCCTTCCCTCCCGTCTCAATGGACCACGTTTTGGCAGAGTGGCTTAGCAAGCAGGGTGTCAAGCAGACCCATATTGCGG AGACTGAAAAGTACGCTCACGTCACGTTCTTCTTCAACGGTGGCGTAGAGAAGCAGTACTCGGGTGAGGAGCGCGTCATGATTCCTTCTCCCAAGGTGGCCACGTATGACAAGAAGCCGGAGATGAGCGTTCAGGAGgtcgccgacaaggtcgcAGACGTTGTCAAGTCGGGCGAGTACGAGTTTGTCATGTGCAACTTTGCGCCTCCCGACATG GTTGGTCACACTGGTGTCTATGACGCCGCTGTCGAGGCCATTACCGCGACCGACAAGGCCGTCGGGACCATTTACGACGCCTGTGAGGAGGCTGGTTACATCTTCTGCATCACTGCCGACCACGGCAACGCAGAGCAGATGATTGACCTGGTGACTGGCAACCCGCACACCGCTCACACGACCA